A region from the Oceanidesulfovibrio marinus genome encodes:
- a CDS encoding (Fe-S)-binding protein → MSDQAVLTPDTSSELMDKVAELLPEGGNLSMCMTCGTCVDGCPASGLEGMDPRRFLRLCAYGLDDIALKTPWVWMCSMCQRCVHACPMGVNIPQLIYWCRSQWPREERPKGIIGSCDQALRTDGNSAMGASSEDFKFVVEDILEEVRESQPGFEELQAPVDKKGAYYFLNQNSREPVTEPDEMVPLWKILHLVGADWTYSTRGWAAENYCMFAADDAAWEQVVRNKAQAVEDLGCKVWLNTEUGHEFYAVRAGLQKFNIEHSFEMESIIRLYARWIREGKLPVSSDWNKELGVTFTVQDPCQLVRKSLGDPVAEDLRFVVTSVVGEENFIDMWPNRSNNYCCGGGGGYLQSGFSEQRRKYGDAKLKQILATKADYCIAPCHNCHSQIHDLSEFSGAHFPVVHLWTLICLSLGILGENERGYLGEDLAEVGL, encoded by the coding sequence ATGAGTGACCAAGCCGTGCTGACGCCGGACACGAGCTCCGAGCTGATGGACAAGGTGGCCGAGCTGCTGCCGGAAGGCGGCAACCTCTCCATGTGCATGACCTGCGGCACATGCGTGGACGGCTGCCCGGCCTCCGGCCTGGAGGGCATGGACCCGCGCAGGTTCCTGCGGCTCTGCGCCTACGGGCTGGACGACATCGCGCTGAAGACGCCGTGGGTCTGGATGTGCTCCATGTGCCAGCGCTGCGTGCACGCCTGCCCCATGGGCGTGAACATCCCGCAGCTCATCTACTGGTGCCGCTCCCAGTGGCCACGCGAGGAGCGCCCCAAGGGCATCATCGGCTCCTGCGACCAGGCCCTACGCACCGACGGCAACAGCGCCATGGGTGCATCCAGCGAGGACTTCAAGTTCGTGGTCGAGGACATCCTGGAAGAGGTCCGGGAGTCGCAACCCGGCTTCGAAGAGCTGCAGGCCCCTGTGGACAAGAAAGGCGCCTACTACTTCCTGAATCAGAACTCGCGTGAGCCCGTGACCGAACCGGACGAGATGGTGCCGCTGTGGAAGATCCTGCACCTGGTGGGCGCGGACTGGACATACTCCACCAGAGGCTGGGCCGCGGAGAACTACTGCATGTTCGCGGCGGACGACGCGGCCTGGGAGCAGGTGGTGCGCAACAAGGCGCAGGCCGTGGAGGACCTGGGGTGCAAGGTCTGGCTCAACACGGAGTGAGGGCACGAGTTCTACGCAGTCCGGGCCGGACTGCAAAAGTTCAACATCGAGCATTCATTCGAGATGGAATCCATCATCCGCCTCTACGCCAGGTGGATTCGCGAGGGCAAGCTGCCCGTGAGCTCCGACTGGAACAAAGAGCTGGGGGTGACCTTCACGGTGCAGGACCCCTGCCAGCTCGTCCGGAAATCCCTGGGCGATCCCGTGGCCGAGGACCTGCGCTTCGTGGTCACGTCCGTGGTGGGCGAGGAGAACTTCATCGACATGTGGCCCAACCGCTCCAACAACTACTGCTGCGGCGGCGGGGGCGGCTACCTCCAGTCCGGCTTCTCGGAACAGCGCCGCAAGTATGGAGACGCCAAGCTCAAGCAGATCCTGGCCACCAAGGCCGATTACTGCATAGCGCCGTGCCACAACTGCCACTCGCAGATCCACGACCTGAGCGAGTTCTCCGGCGCGCACTTCCCGGTGGTGCACCTCTGGACGCTCATCTGCCTCTCCCTGGGCATTCTGGGCGAGAACGAGCGCGGCTACCTGGGCGAGGACCTGGCCGAGGTGGGACTGTAG